A section of the Capra hircus breed San Clemente chromosome 23, ASM170441v1, whole genome shotgun sequence genome encodes:
- the LOC102172019 gene encoding translation initiation factor IF-2-like: MPRAAHPRPAGARPPGPESTRGRGPRWVRPGPGAVCSRDLFRAKPPARPGRAWAGPRVATVLVSFLDLGKLSGQGPTRPTRPAGVEAELTRGGAHRSGDPAPGLSAGSRRPHVLPGPGPRPEPPAPRPPRIPAAPLPGRGRGQTTRRARAGPQGPHPRKEREPLLRSGPGQRWERAPGKSVPACAGRVLSRGVSRVAPGQLPGGEPGVAAARSAGWSSLGGNFKPGNFKPEFKTRKLVQALELDCRVSWATSRRPRRGGQTQGEALQRFALLESLKKLGRNCGPRRPVVGHVMQLVRGVCPPHPQHTPSTPYTQSGLQVLLSGSSDSPRSDRQLSSRFSSKFIFTSCLSCELRREGVFHRLATP, encoded by the exons ATGCCGCGGGCCGCGCATCCCCGGCCGGCAGGGGCACGCCCGCCCGGGCCGGAGTCCACCCGCGGCCGGGGTCCGCGCTGGGTCCGTCCGGGGCCGGGAGCTGTCTGCAGCCGGGATCTATTCCGGGCCAAG CCGCCGGCCCGGCCCGGAAGAGCCTGGGCCGGGCCCCGGGTGGCCACTGTTCTCGTCTCGTTTCTCGATCTTGGGAAACTCTCGGGTCAGGGGCCTACGCGCCCGACCCGACCTGCGGGAGTGGAAGCTGAACTTACGCGCGGCGGGGCGCACCGCTCCGGGGACCCGGCGCCGGGACTGTCTGCGGGTTCCCGCCGCCCGCACGTCCTCCCCGGGCCGGGCCCGAGGCCGGAGCCGCCCGCCCCGCGTCCCCCGCGCATTCCAGCCGCGCCACTGCCCGGACGCGGCAGGGGACAGACGACGCGGCGGGCCCGCGCCggcccccagggcccccaccCCCGGAAGGAGAGGGAACCGCTGCTCAGAAGCGGGCCGGGCCAGCGGTGGGAGAGGGCCCCAGGGAAGAGCGTCCCCGCCTGCGCGGGGCGCGTGCTGAGCCGAGGGGTTTCGAGAGTGGCCCCGGGGCAGCTGCCGGGGGGAGAACCGGGGGTCGCAGCCGCTCGCTCCGCAGGATGGTCCTCACTGGGAGGTAACTTCAAGCCGGGTAACTTCAAGCCAGAGTTCAAGACTCGGAAGTTAGTTCAGGCGTTGGAACTCGATTGCAGAGTGTCTTGGGCGACCTCACGTCGCCCGAGGCGGGGTGGACAGACCCAGGGCGAGGCCCTTCAGCGCTTTGCACTTCTAGAAAGTCTAAAGAAGCTCGGCAGAAACTGTGGGCCCCGAAGGCCGGTTGTCGGTCACGTGATGCAACTTGTCCGAGGGGTGTGTCCCCCACACCCCCAACACACTCCCAGCACACCTTACACGCAGTCAGGACTCCAGGTTTTGCTCAGCGGCTCCAGTGACTCGCCCAGATCAGATCGTCAGCTTTCGTCCAGGTTTTCATCCAAGTTTATCTTCACCTCCTGTTTGTCTTGTGAGCTGAGAAGAGAAGGTGTTTTCCACAGGCTGGCAACCCCCTAA
- the PXDC1 gene encoding PX domain-containing protein 1: protein MASAVFEGTSLVNMFVRGCWVNGIRRLVVSRRGDEEEFFEIRTEWSDRSVLYLHRSLADLGRLWQRLRDAFPEDRPELARAPLRQGLIAIKEAHDIETRLNEVEKLLKAIISMPRKYSRSEVVLTFFERSPLDQVLKSDNVHKIQPSFQSPVKISEIMRSNGFCLANTETIVIDHSIPNGKDQLGAVDPTEHLFEGGGELPAELGDGDDPAAYVTNLSYYHLVPFETDILD, encoded by the exons ATGGCCTCGGCGGTGTTTGAGGGCACGTCGCTCGTGAACATGTTCGTGCGCGGCTGCTGGGTGAACGGCATCCGCCGGCTTGTCGTCAGCCGGCGCGGCGACGAGGAGGAGTTCTTCGAGATCCGCACCGAGTGGTCGGACCGCAGCGTGCTCTATCTGCACCGCAGCCTGGCCGACCTGGGCCGCCTGTGGCAGCGCCTCCGCGACGCCTTCCCGGAGGACCGGCCGGAGCTGGCGCGCGCGCCGCTGCGCCAAG GACTGATCGCCATCAAGGAGGCCCATGACATTGAGACCAGGCTCAACGAGGTGGAGAAGCTTCTCAAGGCCATCATCAGCATGCCGCGCAAG TACTCCAGGTCAGAAGTCGTGCTCACCTTCTTCGAGAGATCGCCCCTGGATCAGGTGTTAAAGAGTGACAACGTGCATAAGATCCAGCCCAGCTTTCAGAGTCCGGTGAAGATCTCAG AAATCATGAGGTCCAATGGATTCTGTTTAGCAAATACGGAAACGATCGTTATTGACCACAGTATTCCGAACGGCAAAGACCAGCTCGGGGCTGTGGACCCCACGGAGCACCT GTTTGAGGGCGGGGGTGAACTCCCTGCCGAGCTGGGGGACGGGGACGACCCGGCGGCCTACGTCACCAACCTGTCCTACTACCACCTGGTGCCCTTCGAGACGGACATTCTGGACTGA